The genomic interval ATTGTAAGGCCGCTAGCACGGGAGGTTGACAAAATTTCCTAGTGGCAAGGCTTGTCATTGCTGACGCTGTGCGAAAAATGCCGCCGACGAAGGGTCGTGTCGTCGTTGTATCGGTGGGCACAGGCTAAAACGCAGGCCGCCATTGTTCGCGGTGCTCTTGTAAAGGCAAGGGGAGCACGGCTTCAAAAGTCGAATGCGTCGTTGATAGCAATCGCATAACCGGACATTTAGATGCGATAGCCGTGGGGCTTGCTCACCGACGCCGAGCGGGCTGAGTACGAAGCCTACATCGAGGCCAATAACCTGCTCGCCGTGCTGCAAGCCGAGGCCCGATTCCGTCTCGCGCATCATGACCCTTGAGCAATAAATTGGACCTGTCGCCGCTACGTCCAAATCTCTTGATACTCGCCAGCAAACCGCTAGATTAGGACATTGCGAAGACCTCCGCAATCGGCCAGTTATTGCCCAGGTTTCAGGCCGGCTTACACCTTTGCACTTCAATGGGCGGCTAGACGTGTGACAAAGAGCCCGGCCGCGCGACGACACACAGCGGTGCGGGGAGACACTTTCACAGTATTGGATTGCTGAGATGGCAGATGACAATGCAGGGCAGGCCATCGATATAGGGAAGGCTTTTGTTTTGCTTGTTATTCAGTCCCCACCAGCGTTGGTGACACTCGGGGTGTCCACATTCTTTGGCTATGGCATATCATTCATTCTTTTCGATTACCGGCGATCTCAGATCCAAAAGTCGCACTACATGTTTCACGTGTCGATTGGTCTTGGATATGCGGCTGCCATGTTCTGCCTCGTCAATTTCGACCTTGTGACGCGAACTTTGACAGTTGAGCAGATCACGACTCGCATCCCGTTAACGCTCCTGCTAAGTCTTGGGCTCGCATTTGTAATCATGCTCGTCGGCGCCATTTGGCGTGAGCTTTCGGCACCGTATACAGCTGGGCAAAAAAATGGCAATGATAATTAGCGTCGTCAGCGGCAAGGGCGGATCGGGCAAGAGCCTTTTGACCGCTGTACTCGGCCGAGCTATTGCTCGCGAGGGCGACCGGGTGCTGCTAGTCGACATGGACATATTCGTCCGTGGGCTAACCGTCCTGCTTTTTAGTTTTAGGCGACCTGAGCGGAAAGAGGGCTCTGTTACGGTATCAGACCTGCTCGGCGTTTTCTCCGTAGAAAGCAACGTGAACGATCCGGTCGCCACCGATGCAGCGAAGTTTATGATTCAGCGATTCTTGGAATGCGACCTGCTTCCAGCAGTTGACACGGTGAACGCTCCCCTGGACTACGACGACAGGAAGCTGAGCGACGAAGCCTTTTGCGACGAATGCGTGCGAAATCTATTGGCGTCAATCCAGGACAAGTATGACTATGTTTTTCTCGACAACAGGGCCGGAATGGATAGCTTAATTGCGGCGTCCTGCAGGAACGCGACGATCGTTCTTGCCGTCGCCGAGGATGATGAAGTTGGCCGTCAAACCAACGTTAATCTCGCTCGCTTCCTGCAAACAAGGAAGAATGTGCGTGTCGTATATACAGTCATTAATAAGGGTAGGAATATCCATAGCTACTCGGATATACAGGCGCGAGCCCGTCACCGCAGCGAATTCACGATACTAGGCGTAATTCCTTTTGACATGGATGTACTTGAGGATTTTGGGTCCGACCAATTCTGGACGATTGTAACGGAGACGCTTTACTTTCGCGCTGTTTTGGATGCTTGGAACGCCCTCTCCAAGTTCGTGGATGGCGTTAGGGAACTATCGGTGTCCAAGTATCGCTTCCCACCCCGAATTTTTATGCAGCCGTCCCACGGACGGTACACCTTCATGGAGCGCATACTCAGGATTTATAGCATTGCTTTTGTTATTACTGGAGCGGCTGCTTGGTTTTACGGTGAATTCCGCCAACAGTCCGCGGTGGATCTGTACCAGCTGATCGCGGTGGGTTCGATCTTAGTTGGAGTTGCATGCCTCGTGCTGTCTACCTCCGGCTTCCAAATGTTCATTCGTGGGCAGGCGCGAGACCGAGAAAGACGGGATCGAGAGCGGTAGAAGGCGAAAGGTTTAGTTAATAAAAGAGCTACATCGCGCAACACGCTGCTCCGCCGACGGTGACGGCGTCGGCGCGTTTGAGCGTTAATACCTGTCATTGTCCGACGCGCAACGCCATTGGACATGCCGGGTTCGGATGAACCACACAAACAGCACACGGGAGACTAGCTTGCGCTCCGTGTGCTCGCATCATTGACCGCCGGTTATTGCTAGGGGTGAAAGCGGGGCAGGTCGGATACTGACAAGCCGGGCAACTTTCCGCTACGGTTTTTACCATGCCGCGAACTGCCAGAATTGCCCCCGGCGCGGCATGGCCGGTTGATCGACCTGCCAACTGGCACGTGCGGGTCAACCCGACGACAACCCACAGGAGCTGGATTCGCTACGGCGGAGCGTGCAGCGGCGTCGGCCCGCCCGAGTGGCAGAAACGAATCGCCAAACGCTTGGGTTTGGAGTCGGTCTATCGCCCGACCGGCTGCCCCAGAAAAATCCCCTACCGCGACGGCATCTTCGAGGCGCAGGCGCTCCAATGGCTTCAGCGGATTCGCCCCGTATCGGACCAGTCCTGACCCGTCCTGCTTTTCCGCTGCCGCTTTTCCTCTCGCCTCACGCTCGGCGCCGCTCCCTCAAAACCGGCCCAACCGCTGCTGGCCGGACAATGCGGTCCATTGGCCGACGTCGGAATGAGTATCCGGGCCATTTACCCGTCAAACTGGTTTCGGGGCCTGTATGCGCCCGGCTACAATGGAGGTTCTTCGCCTCCCAGTTTGAAAGACCCGCTCCATGCACTCGGGCTGCGGCCGCTCGGCCGTGCTGTTTTCGATTGTCGCTGCCCTGGGGGGACTCTCTGCGCCGGCGGCCAGAGCCGGCGAGCCGGTGCCCAGCTTCGAGCGTGA from Pirellulales bacterium carries:
- a CDS encoding AAA family ATPase — translated: MAMIISVVSGKGGSGKSLLTAVLGRAIAREGDRVLLVDMDIFVRGLTVLLFSFRRPERKEGSVTVSDLLGVFSVESNVNDPVATDAAKFMIQRFLECDLLPAVDTVNAPLDYDDRKLSDEAFCDECVRNLLASIQDKYDYVFLDNRAGMDSLIAASCRNATIVLAVAEDDEVGRQTNVNLARFLQTRKNVRVVYTVINKGRNIHSYSDIQARARHRSEFTILGVIPFDMDVLEDFGSDQFWTIVTETLYFRAVLDAWNALSKFVDGVRELSVSKYRFPPRIFMQPSHGRYTFMERILRIYSIAFVITGAAAWFYGEFRQQSAVDLYQLIAVGSILVGVACLVLSTSGFQMFIRGQARDRERRDRER